A genomic stretch from Setaria viridis chromosome 1, Setaria_viridis_v4.0, whole genome shotgun sequence includes:
- the LOC117860368 gene encoding formyltetrahydrofolate deformylase 1, mitochondrial isoform X2, with protein sequence MEEDLQVLDAIFVPTFRCKCSSCDTTSLTAVAGHEAFVKSPSELCPVQCRREAPTDTAPPTAARDSVTRWNQAHLLAAADGHPIPSHPSARQGRIGRSIDRQMLSLARRPVSAAVPAGNLLGIHLFQCPDTVGIVAKLSECIASRGGNIHSVDVFVPDDKHVFYSRSEFTYNPKLWPRDELHKDFLNLSHCFGAQRSTVRVPDLDPKYKISVLASKQDHCLFDLLYRWQEGRLPVDISCVISNHDRPEDNHVQRFLQRHGIPYHYLPTTSGNKREQEILELIEGTDFVVLARYMQILSESFLKSYGKDIINIHHGLLPSFKGGHPSRQAFNAGVKLIGATSHFVTTELDAGPIIEQMVERVSHRDTLQSFVVKSENLEKQCLAEAIKSYCELRVLPYELKKTVVF encoded by the exons ATGGAGGAAGATCTCCAGGTCCTGGATGCCATCTTTGTCCCCACGTTCAGGTGCAAATGTTCTTCGTGTGACACGACATCACTGACAGCCGTAGCAGGACACGAAGCATTTGTAAAATCACCCAGCGAGCTCTGTCCTGTGCAGTGCAGGAGGGAAGCGCCAACCGATACTGCTCCACCAACCGCGGCGCGTGATTCGGTCACGAGGTGGAATCAGGCTCatctgctcgccgccgccgatgggcATCCCATCCCGTCGCATCCATCTGCTCGTCAGGGAAGGATAGGTAGATCGATCGACCGGCAGATGCTGTCCTTGGCGCGGCGGCCGgtctccgccgccgtgcccgcggGCAACCTCCTCGGCATCCATCTATTCCAGTGCCCC GACACCGTGGGCATCGTCGCCAAGCTGTCCGAGTGCATCGCCTCCCGCGGCGGCAACATACACAGCGTCGATGTCTTCGTCCCCGACGACAAGCACGTCTTCTACTCCCGCAG TGAATTCACGTACAACCCAAAGCTGTGGCCGCGGGACGAGCTGCACAAAGATTTCCTCAACCTGTCCCATTGCTTCGGTGCGCAGAGGTCGACCGTACGAGTGCCTGATCTTGACCCCAAATACAAGATCTCGGTCCTTGCTTCAAAGCAG GACCATTGCTTGTTTGATTTGTTGTATAGATGGCAAGAAGGCAGGCTTCCAGTTGACATTAGTTGTGTCATAAG CAACCATGATAGACCAGAAGATAATCATGTGCAACGATTTCTTCAGAGGCATGGTATTCCATATCACTACTTACCGACCACATCTGGGAACAAAAGGGAGCAAGAGATACTAGAATTGATTGAAGGCACAGATTTTGTTGTGCTGGCAAGATATATGCAG ATACTGTCAGAAAGCTTTTTAAAATCATATGGTAAAGATATTATTAATATTCATCATGGCCTTCTTCCCTCATTTAAGGGAGGGCATCCTTCTAGACAG GCCTTCAATGCTGGGGTAAAGTTGATCGGTGCAACTAGCCATTTTGTCACTACCGAACTTGATGCTGGGCCAATAATTGAGCAAATG GTTGAGCGAGTTTCTCACAGAGACACACTACAGAGTTTTGTTGTGAAGTCTGAGAACCTTGAGAAGCAATGCCTAGCAGAGGCTATTAAGTCATACTGCGAGCTCCGTGTCCTTCCATATGAACTGAAGAAAACTGTTGTATTCTGA
- the LOC117860352 gene encoding uncharacterized membrane protein At3g27390 translates to MEAGIWVSVWSFFKFLPFFFALLLLGIIKGALFGPWAWLVMTIGISALILGLWPMHVIWTYYCIIRTKMVGPVIKLLLLIAVTVILVLWLIIGIMGSILAGFAYGFLAPAMATFDAVGKGKEKPLVHCFLDGTWNTITGSCTVVRDMKDVLLHSYFSIMDEVRLHAPPDGKPYEIRLLHIPGAILAAACGLVVDAIMFTLIALYKFPVMLFKGWKRLIEDLIGREGPFLETACVPFAGLAILLWPFAVIGAFLASIICSVPFGTYAAVVVYQESSLFLGLSYVISSVSIFDEYTNDVLDMAPGSCFPRFKYQKDEASSHGGSLSRPASFKDKHDGKKAPQRVTSFKSSFDEFNPFKLLDHLFIECKHYGKDLVAEGVITPKDIEGTKAGKVSTGVLNFGLPAYVILKALLRSAKANSDGLVLSDGSEITSDNRPKSKFFEWFFDPLMVIKDQIKAENFTEEEEAYLEKQVLLISDPKRVKENLIRLPSLSEQKQAEIGAFARRLQGITKSISRYPTAKRRFDVLVKSLSEELARTMGGSQSANGSQVRKTRSGIVRMLSQSSLGKTTGIRGDDHEAQITGDVNTE, encoded by the exons ATGGAGGCAGGGATTTGGGTATCTGTTTGGAGCTTCTTCAAGTTCCTGCCTTTCTTCTTTGCGCTTCTCCTCCTGGGAATCATCAAAG GTGCTTTGTTTGGCCCATGGGCATGGCTCGTCATGACAATTGGAATTTCTGCGCTCATTCTGGGCTTGTGGCCTATGCATGTGATTTGGACATATTACTGCATTATCAG AACCAAGATGGTAGGACCGGTCATAAAGCTGCTGCTTCTTATTGCTGTAACTGTGATTTTGGTTCTATGGCTAATAATTGGCATCATGGGAAGCATCCTCGCTGGTTTCGCTTATGGCTTTCTGGCACCAGCAATGGCTACATTCGATGCAGttgggaaaggaaaagaaaagccacTTGTTCACTGTTTTTTG GATGGAACATGGAACACTATCACAGGAAGCTGTACAGTAGTCAGGGACATGAAAGACGTGTTGTTGCACTCATATTTTTCAATCATGGATGAAGTTCGTCTTCATGCACCTCCAGATGGCAAGCCATATGAAATAAG ATTGCTTCACATTCCTGGTGCAATACTTGCTGCTGCTTGTGGACTTGTAGTGGATGCCATAATGTTCACACTAATTGCCTTGTACAAGTTCCCCGTTATGCTTTTCAAAGGATGGAAGCGGTTGATTGAAGATCTTATTGGCAGAGAAGGACCTTTTCTTGAGACAGCTTGTGTGCCATTTGCTGGTCTTGCTATTCTTCTCTGGCCATTTGCAGTTATAGGAGCTTTTCTAGCCTCCATTATCTGCAGTGTTCCTTTTGGCACATATGCTGCTGTGGTGGTTTATCAG GAATCCTCACTTTTCTTGGGACTGTCTTATGTAATATCATCAGTATCCATCTTTGATGAATATACAAATGATGTACTTGACATGGCACCAGGATCTTGTTTTCCTAG GTTTAAATATCAGAAAGATGAAGCTTCCTCCCATGGTGGTTCGCTCTCAAGGCCCGCTTCATTCAAGGACAAGCATGATGGAAAGAAAGCGCCACAGCGTGTTACATCATTTAAAAGTAGCTTTGATGAGTTCAATCCATTCAAG TTGCTAGATCACCTGTTCATAGAGTGTAAGCACTATGGCAAGGATCTGGTCGCTGAAGGGGTGATAACCCCAAAAGATATAGAAGGAACAAAGGCAGGCAAAGTCAGCACTGGGGTACTTAATTTTGGTTTACCGGCATATGTTATCCTTAAGGCACTCCTCCGATCTGCAAAAGCTAATTCTGATGGTCTGGTTCTAA GTGATGGATCTGAGATAACGTCTGATAATAGGCCTAAGAGTAAATTTTTCGAGTGGTTTTTCGACCCTCTGATGGTCATCAAAGATCAAATCAAAGCTGAGAACTTcacagaagaagaggaagcataCCTTGAGAAGCAAGTACTCTTGATCAGCGATCCTAAGCGTGTCAAGGAGAATCTCATTCGGCTGCCATCGTTGAGCGAGCAAAAACAAGCAGAAATAGGAGCATTTGCCCGGAG GTTGCAAGGAATCACAAAGTCAATATCAAGGTACCCTACAGCCAAGCGCCGTTTTGATGTCCTTGTGAAATCTCTCTCGGAGGAGCTTGCGAGGACTATGGGTGGCAGTCAGTCTGCCAATGGATCTCAAGTCCGGAAGACGAGAAGCGGTATTGTCCGAATGCTTAGCCAGAGCTCCCTAGGGAAGACAACAGGCATCCGGGGCGATGATCATGAGGCCCAGATAACAGGCGATGTTAACACTGAATGA
- the LOC117860383 gene encoding very-long-chain 3-oxoacyl-CoA reductase 1, whose product MAGTCAHVEFLRAQPAWALALAAVGLLVALRAAIRLALWVYAAFLRPGKPLRRRYGAWAVVTGATDGIGRAIAFRLAAAGLGLVLVGRNPEKLAAVAAEIKAKHPKVPEVRTFVLDFAGEGLAAGVEALKEAIRGLDVGVLVNNAGVSYPYARYFHEVDEELMRSLIRVNVEGVTRVTHAVLPGMVERKRGAIVNIGSGAASVVPSDPLYSVYAATKAYVDQFSRCLYVEYKSKGIDVQCQVPLYVATKMASIRKSSFMVPSADTYARAAVRHIGYEPRCTPYWPHSVMWFLISILPESLIDSVRLGMCIKIRKKGLAKDAKKKSL is encoded by the exons ATGGCCGGCACGTGCGCCCACGTCGAGTTCCTCCGCGCGCAGCCGGCGTGGGCGCTGGCGCTGGCCGCCGTGGGCCTCCTCGTGGCCCTCCGCGCCGCCATCCGCCTCGCGCTCTGGGTCTACGCCGCGTTCCTCCGCCCCGGGAagcccctgcgccgccgctacgGCGCCTGGGCCGTCGTCACCGGCGCCACCGACGGCATCGGCCGCGCCATCGctttccgcctcgccgccgccgggctcggGCTCGTCCTCGTCGGCCGCAACCCGGAGAAGctggccgccgtggccgccgagaTCAAGGCCAAGCACCCCAAGGTCCCCGAGGTCCGCACCTTCGTGCTCGACTTCGCCGGCGAGGGGCTCGCCGCGGGGGTGGAGGCGCTCAAGGAGGCCATCCGGGGCCTCGACGTGGGGGTCCTCGTCAACAACGCCGGGGTGTCGTACCCGTACGCCCGCTACTTCCACGAGGTGGACGAGGAGCTGATGCGCAGCCTGATCCGGGTCAACGTCGAGGGCGTCACGCGGGTCACCCACGCCGTGCTCCCCGGCATGGTCGAGAGGAAGCGCGGCGCAATCGTCAACatcggctccggcgccgcctccgtcgtGCCCTCTGATCCGCTGTACTCCGTCTACGCCGCCACCAAAGC GTATGTCGACCAATTCTCAAGATGTCTCTATGTTGAGTACAAGAGCAAGGGTATTGATGTGCAGTGCCAG GTGCCCCTGTATGTTGCAACAAAGATGGCATCCATCCGGAAATCCTCCTTCATGGTTCCTTCTGCGGACACCTATGCTCGTGCTGCTGTTCGCCACATTGGCTACGAGCCTAGGTGCACGCCTTACTGGCCACACTCCGTCATGTGGTTCTTGATCTCCATTCTTCCGGAGTCCCTCATCGACAGTGTGCGCCTGGGCATGTGCATCAAGATCCGCAAGAAGGGGCTAGCCAAGGACGCCAAGAAGAAGTCCCTGTGA
- the LOC117839500 gene encoding BAG family molecular chaperone regulator 3 — MIKLRYSKRLFKRSPSSSKQAAACGGGNGSAAGAGGAEQIEWEVRPGGMLVQKRDGKGGEEVIVVRVSTGFSWHDVSIGATSTFGELKVMLSMLTGLEPREQRLLFRGKEREDTDHLHMVGVRDKDKVLLLEDPALKDMKLRALAAQVVPSPCQPFIQV; from the exons ATGATCAAGCTGAGGTACTCCAAGAGGCTCTTCAAGAGGAGCCCCTCGTCGTCGAAGCAGGCGGCCGCTTgtggcggcggcaatggcagcgcggccggggccggcggtgCCGAGCAGATAGAGTGGGAGGTGAGGCCGGGAGGGATGCTGGTGCAGAAGAGGGATGGGaagggcggcgaggaggtgaTCGTGGTCAGGGTCTCCACCGGCTTCTCCTGGCATGATGTGTCCATCGGAGCCACCTCCACTTTTG GGGAGCTGAAGGTAATGCTGTCCATGCTGACTGGTCTAGAGCCCAGGGAGCAGAGGCTGCTGTTCAGGGGCAAGGAGAGGGAGGACACCGACCACCTCCACATGGTTGGGGTGAGGGACAAGGACAAGGTCCTCCTCCTCGAGGACCCTGCCCTCAAGGACATGAAGCTCCGGGCCCTCGCAGCCCAAGTCGTGCCGAGCCCGTGCCAGCCCTTTATCCAAGTGTAG
- the LOC117860368 gene encoding formyltetrahydrofolate deformylase 1, mitochondrial isoform X1: MEEDLQVLDAIFVPTFRCKCSSCDTTSLTAVAGHEAFVKSPSELCPVQCRREAPTDTAPPTAARDSVTRWNQAHLLAAADGHPIPSHPSARQGRIGRSIDRQMLSLARRPVSAAVPAGNLLGIHLFQCPRPNQNGQDTVGIVAKLSECIASRGGNIHSVDVFVPDDKHVFYSRSEFTYNPKLWPRDELHKDFLNLSHCFGAQRSTVRVPDLDPKYKISVLASKQDHCLFDLLYRWQEGRLPVDISCVISNHDRPEDNHVQRFLQRHGIPYHYLPTTSGNKREQEILELIEGTDFVVLARYMQILSESFLKSYGKDIINIHHGLLPSFKGGHPSRQAFNAGVKLIGATSHFVTTELDAGPIIEQMVERVSHRDTLQSFVVKSENLEKQCLAEAIKSYCELRVLPYELKKTVVF; the protein is encoded by the exons ATGGAGGAAGATCTCCAGGTCCTGGATGCCATCTTTGTCCCCACGTTCAGGTGCAAATGTTCTTCGTGTGACACGACATCACTGACAGCCGTAGCAGGACACGAAGCATTTGTAAAATCACCCAGCGAGCTCTGTCCTGTGCAGTGCAGGAGGGAAGCGCCAACCGATACTGCTCCACCAACCGCGGCGCGTGATTCGGTCACGAGGTGGAATCAGGCTCatctgctcgccgccgccgatgggcATCCCATCCCGTCGCATCCATCTGCTCGTCAGGGAAGGATAGGTAGATCGATCGACCGGCAGATGCTGTCCTTGGCGCGGCGGCCGgtctccgccgccgtgcccgcggGCAACCTCCTCGGCATCCATCTATTCCAGTGCCCC CGACCGAATCAAAATGGCCAGGACACCGTGGGCATCGTCGCCAAGCTGTCCGAGTGCATCGCCTCCCGCGGCGGCAACATACACAGCGTCGATGTCTTCGTCCCCGACGACAAGCACGTCTTCTACTCCCGCAG TGAATTCACGTACAACCCAAAGCTGTGGCCGCGGGACGAGCTGCACAAAGATTTCCTCAACCTGTCCCATTGCTTCGGTGCGCAGAGGTCGACCGTACGAGTGCCTGATCTTGACCCCAAATACAAGATCTCGGTCCTTGCTTCAAAGCAG GACCATTGCTTGTTTGATTTGTTGTATAGATGGCAAGAAGGCAGGCTTCCAGTTGACATTAGTTGTGTCATAAG CAACCATGATAGACCAGAAGATAATCATGTGCAACGATTTCTTCAGAGGCATGGTATTCCATATCACTACTTACCGACCACATCTGGGAACAAAAGGGAGCAAGAGATACTAGAATTGATTGAAGGCACAGATTTTGTTGTGCTGGCAAGATATATGCAG ATACTGTCAGAAAGCTTTTTAAAATCATATGGTAAAGATATTATTAATATTCATCATGGCCTTCTTCCCTCATTTAAGGGAGGGCATCCTTCTAGACAG GCCTTCAATGCTGGGGTAAAGTTGATCGGTGCAACTAGCCATTTTGTCACTACCGAACTTGATGCTGGGCCAATAATTGAGCAAATG GTTGAGCGAGTTTCTCACAGAGACACACTACAGAGTTTTGTTGTGAAGTCTGAGAACCTTGAGAAGCAATGCCTAGCAGAGGCTATTAAGTCATACTGCGAGCTCCGTGTCCTTCCATATGAACTGAAGAAAACTGTTGTATTCTGA